A single region of the Nitrosomonas sp. Is79A3 genome encodes:
- the gatA gene encoding Asp-tRNA(Asn)/Glu-tRNA(Gln) amidotransferase subunit GatA gives MFNASLKQLSLQLAEKKISSTELTTEFLKRIKALNPEYNAFITVNEELSLAQAQAADKMIAAGQAGPLTGIPIAQKDIFCAKGWLTTCGSKMLSNFVSPYDAGVIERFNQAGAVNIGKTNMDEFAMGSSNETSFYGPVKNPWDHAAVPGGSSGGAACAVAARLAPAATGTDTGGSIRQPAALCGISGIKPTYGLVSRYGMIAFASSLDQGGPMAKSAEDLALLLNVMTGFDPRDSTSLQRDAEDYARDLQEPLAGLRIGLPKEYFAEGMSKDVESAIEKALDEYRKLGAQTVEVSLPNAPLAIPVYYVLAPAEASSNLSRFDGVRYGHRAKSYGDLADMYRKSRAEGFGPEVKRRILIGTYVLSHGYYDAYYIKAQKLRRLIAQDFAEAYKQCDIIMGPTTPTVAFNLGEKSGDPIQMYLSDIYTSAANLTGMPAMSIPVGFGDKNRPVGLHIIGNYFSEAQMLNVAHQYQLATDWHLQSPV, from the coding sequence ATGTTTAATGCCAGCCTTAAACAGCTCTCCCTTCAGCTTGCCGAAAAAAAGATTTCCAGCACTGAACTGACAACAGAATTTCTCAAACGCATCAAGGCGCTTAATCCTGAATACAATGCGTTTATTACAGTAAATGAAGAACTAAGCCTTGCGCAAGCGCAGGCCGCGGATAAAATGATTGCTGCCGGACAAGCGGGCCCGTTGACCGGGATTCCCATTGCGCAGAAAGATATTTTTTGCGCCAAAGGCTGGCTAACCACCTGCGGGTCAAAAATGCTGTCGAATTTTGTCTCACCGTATGATGCCGGAGTCATTGAACGTTTCAATCAAGCGGGCGCAGTCAATATTGGCAAGACCAACATGGATGAATTCGCCATGGGGTCGAGCAACGAAACATCATTTTATGGACCGGTGAAAAATCCCTGGGATCATGCTGCAGTGCCTGGTGGCAGCTCAGGCGGCGCAGCTTGCGCAGTGGCAGCAAGACTGGCACCGGCAGCAACCGGCACCGATACCGGCGGCTCCATTCGCCAGCCGGCGGCCTTGTGCGGCATCTCGGGAATCAAACCGACTTACGGATTGGTGTCCCGCTACGGCATGATTGCCTTCGCCTCCAGCTTGGACCAGGGCGGCCCCATGGCCAAATCGGCAGAAGATCTCGCGCTGCTGCTGAACGTCATGACCGGGTTTGATCCACGCGACTCAACCAGCTTGCAGCGAGACGCCGAAGACTACGCGCGGGATCTGCAAGAACCGCTAGCTGGCTTGCGCATCGGCCTGCCGAAGGAGTATTTTGCCGAAGGCATGAGCAAGGATGTCGAAAGCGCAATTGAGAAAGCATTGGATGAATACCGCAAACTGGGTGCGCAAACGGTTGAAGTTTCGCTGCCTAACGCACCGCTGGCGATCCCCGTTTATTATGTGCTGGCGCCAGCTGAAGCATCGAGCAATTTATCCCGGTTTGACGGCGTGCGCTATGGCCATCGCGCCAAATCGTACGGCGATCTGGCCGACATGTACCGCAAATCGCGCGCGGAAGGTTTTGGCCCTGAAGTGAAACGGCGCATTCTGATCGGCACCTACGTTTTATCGCATGGTTATTACGATGCTTATTATATTAAAGCGCAAAAGCTGCGCCGCCTGATCGCGCAGGATTTTGCCGAAGCTTACAAACAATGCGACATTATCATGGGGCCCACCACCCCTACCGTGGCTTTTAATCTGGGAGAAAAAAGCGGCGATCCGATCCAGATGTATTTGTCGGACATTTATACCAGCGCGGCCAATCTCACCGGAATGCCGGCCATGTCGATCCCGGTCGGCTTTGGCGATAAAAACCGGCCGGTCGGTTTGCATATCATTGGCAATTACTTCAGCGAAGCGCAAATGCTGAATGTCGCGCACCAATATCAACTGGCAACCGACTGGCATCTGCAGTCGCCCGTTTAA
- the gatC gene encoding Asp-tRNA(Asn)/Glu-tRNA(Gln) amidotransferase subunit GatC, which yields MTLSVSDVKRIADLAYIEIDEDEAKETLIQLSGIFNLIETMQAVDTSTVEPMSHAQSVTQRLREDEVTETDQRELYQSIAPQVEAGLYLVPQVIE from the coding sequence ATGACTTTGTCTGTTAGCGATGTAAAACGTATAGCTGATCTTGCTTATATTGAGATTGATGAAGATGAAGCAAAAGAAACTTTGATTCAGTTATCCGGTATTTTCAATCTGATTGAAACCATGCAAGCAGTCGATACCTCAACAGTAGAACCCATGTCTCACGCTCAAAGTGTCACACAGCGTTTACGTGAAGATGAGGTCACCGAAACCGACCAGCGCGAATTATATCAATCGATAGCGCCACAAGTCGAAGCCGGTCTCTATCTGGTTCCACAAGTTATTGAATAG